From a region of the Hymenobacter jejuensis genome:
- a CDS encoding sugar transferase, with amino-acid sequence MIRTVQKLKLIAADFGAALLAWVCFFLLRKYLLREINEGYHFTGGALFYLSGSAIMIAGFWTALYALIGEYQDVFRKSRLGEIIRLARVSVLGALVIFFSLLLDDQGISNYKLYYKTITAYFLLHFLITAVLRTWAVTSVQRLVRGGVISFNTLLVGSNALARDTFYELKRTSKHLGLKLIGFTPVGDSMDSDLAAELPAHGSYKDLPIQIRDLYVEQVVIAIEPSEHRLIQEILTLLEDTPARVSILPDLYQMLLGSVKVNHLFGTPLIEIKHDLLPVWQAVTKRILDVVLSALFMLLAWPVYVFTAVMVKLSSPGPVFYSQERIGKHGEPFLIYKFRSMVVDAEQLGPALSSDNDPRITPWGRFMRRVRLDELPQFWNVLKGDMSLVGPRPERQFFIDQIVEVAPHYRHLRRVRPGLTSLGQVKYGYAETVSQMVERLKFDILYIENMSLAMDFRVLLYTLKIIIEGRGK; translated from the coding sequence TTGATTCGCACCGTTCAAAAGCTGAAGCTGATAGCTGCCGATTTTGGGGCCGCCTTGCTGGCGTGGGTATGTTTCTTTTTGCTGCGTAAATACCTGTTGCGCGAAATCAACGAAGGCTACCACTTCACGGGCGGGGCCTTGTTTTACCTGTCGGGGTCGGCTATCATGATCGCCGGATTCTGGACGGCCCTCTACGCCTTAATTGGCGAGTACCAAGATGTGTTTCGCAAATCGCGGCTGGGCGAAATTATTCGGTTGGCCCGGGTTTCGGTGCTAGGAGCACTAGTGATCTTCTTCTCGTTACTGCTTGACGATCAAGGAATTAGTAATTATAAGCTGTATTATAAAACCATTACGGCGTATTTTCTGCTGCACTTCTTGATCACGGCCGTGCTGCGGACGTGGGCCGTAACAAGCGTGCAGCGCCTGGTGCGGGGCGGCGTAATTTCGTTTAATACGCTATTGGTAGGGTCGAATGCCCTGGCCCGCGACACGTTCTATGAGTTAAAACGCACCAGCAAACATTTGGGTTTGAAGCTGATCGGGTTTACGCCCGTGGGGGATTCCATGGACTCCGATCTGGCGGCCGAACTGCCTGCGCACGGGTCGTACAAAGACTTACCCATTCAAATCCGGGACCTCTACGTTGAGCAGGTAGTCATCGCCATTGAGCCTTCGGAACACCGCCTGATTCAGGAAATCCTGACACTGCTGGAAGATACCCCGGCTCGCGTGAGCATTCTGCCCGACCTGTACCAGATGCTGCTCGGGTCGGTAAAAGTGAACCACCTGTTCGGGACGCCGCTCATCGAAATCAAGCACGACTTGCTGCCCGTGTGGCAGGCCGTCACCAAGCGCATCCTCGATGTGGTGTTGTCGGCCTTGTTTATGCTGCTGGCCTGGCCCGTGTACGTGTTCACGGCCGTTATGGTAAAGCTGTCGTCGCCGGGGCCCGTGTTCTACAGCCAGGAGCGCATCGGCAAGCACGGCGAGCCTTTTCTCATCTACAAATTCCGCTCGATGGTGGTGGACGCCGAGCAACTCGGCCCAGCCCTTTCTTCAGACAACGACCCGCGCATTACGCCCTGGGGCCGCTTTATGCGCCGCGTGCGCTTGGATGAGTTGCCACAGTTCTGGAACGTGCTCAAGGGCGACATGAGCTTGGTAGGCCCGCGCCCCGAACGGCAGTTTTTCATCGATCAAATTGTGGAAGTGGCGCCCCACTACCGGCACCTGCGCCGCGTGCGGCCGGGGCTCACCAGCCTCGGGCAAGTGAAATATGGCTATGCCGAAACGGTGAGTCAAATGGTCGAGCGCCTCAAATTCGACATTCTCTACATCGAAAATATGAGCCTGGCCATGGACTTCCGGGTGCTCCTGTACACTCTGAAAATTATCATTGAAGGCCGCGGGAAATAA
- a CDS encoding riboflavin synthase: MFTGIIEALGTITDVQAEGTNRHFTVQSPFASELQIDQSVAHDGVCLTVVAVDNQAGTHVVTAIDETLQKTNLGQWKPGRRVNLERCLAANGRFDGHIVQGHVDLTAVCESVEDQNGSWLYRFRHEPGPGRVTVEKGSICINGTSLTCFNSADDGFSVAIIPYTYEHTTFQDLRPGTLVNLEFDIVGKYVAKLLGK, translated from the coding sequence GTGTTCACTGGAATCATAGAAGCCCTCGGCACCATCACCGATGTGCAAGCCGAAGGCACCAACCGTCATTTTACCGTGCAGTCGCCCTTCGCCAGCGAATTGCAGATTGATCAGAGTGTGGCTCACGACGGCGTGTGTCTTACTGTGGTTGCCGTTGATAATCAGGCGGGTACACACGTCGTGACGGCCATCGACGAAACCCTGCAAAAGACTAACCTGGGGCAATGGAAGCCCGGCCGGCGCGTTAATCTGGAGCGGTGCCTGGCCGCCAACGGCCGCTTCGACGGCCACATCGTGCAAGGCCACGTCGACCTGACGGCTGTCTGCGAAAGCGTGGAAGATCAGAACGGTAGCTGGCTATACCGTTTCCGACACGAGCCCGGCCCCGGCCGCGTAACGGTAGAAAAAGGCTCGATCTGCATCAACGGCACAAGCTTGACCTGCTTCAACAGCGCCGACGACGGTTTTTCGGTGGCCATCATCCCGTACACCTACGAGCACACCACATTTCAGGACCTACGCCCCGGTACGCTCGTCAACCTCGAGTTTGACATTGTGGGCAAGTACGTCGCGAAACTGCTGGGAAAGTAA
- a CDS encoding phosphatase PAP2 family protein: MIEQLKSLDNWLLLAINNHHVAKLDSLMVFFSERTVWFPAYFVMLIALSYLFRRQALLLLPLLGLSVALADAVSSRIFKPYFARLRPCHDPELSATLNLVNGCGGQFGFLSSHAANAFALTVFLWIVLPKRFQVVKWLTLIWALLVSYSRMYLGAHYPSDVAAGALLGSLMAWGCATLYKRGSLRWWSSGPI, encoded by the coding sequence TTGATCGAACAGCTTAAATCCCTGGACAACTGGCTGTTACTGGCCATCAACAATCATCACGTTGCCAAACTGGACAGCCTGATGGTGTTCTTTTCTGAACGTACCGTCTGGTTTCCAGCGTATTTTGTCATGCTTATCGCCCTGAGCTACCTATTTCGGCGGCAGGCGTTGCTTTTATTGCCGTTGCTGGGACTGAGTGTGGCCTTGGCCGATGCCGTTTCCAGCCGGATTTTCAAACCGTATTTCGCCCGTCTGCGCCCTTGCCACGATCCGGAGCTGTCGGCGACGCTGAATCTGGTAAACGGCTGCGGCGGGCAGTTTGGCTTTCTTTCCTCGCACGCGGCTAACGCATTCGCCCTCACCGTGTTCCTGTGGATTGTGCTGCCCAAACGGTTTCAAGTGGTCAAATGGCTCACGCTGATCTGGGCCCTACTCGTGTCGTATAGCCGCATGTACCTCGGCGCCCATTACCCCAGCGACGTGGCAGCCGGTGCCCTGCTGGGTTCGCTCATGGCGTGGGGTTGTGCTACGCTTTACAAGCGAGGCAGTTTGCGCTGGTGGTCGTCTGGCCCAATATAA
- the hemF gene encoding oxygen-dependent coproporphyrinogen oxidase produces the protein MDAPFTTSAPLLVPTAPSSFRESVEHWMRDFQLRLCAQLEETDGGATFQTDAWEHHAGGGGRTRVIQNGNILEKGGVAFSAVWGEMSAAAAKTLLMPDPRFFATGVSVVQHPRSPRQPIAHMNVRYFEAGDGQAWFGGGLDLTPIYVDERQARRFHERIFAVCERHNSTYYSRFKAWADEYFYLPHRQETRGIGGIFFDRLTVGKDGDRDELFAFVQDVGDVFGPAYTEILSENRDLPFTEAQKQWQLIRRGRYAEFNLAIDRGTRFGLETGGRTESILMSLPPQAEWYYNRQPEPGSPEAATQAWLRKDVDWLATPAPLLDRTA, from the coding sequence ATGGACGCTCCCTTCACTACCTCTGCTCCTCTGTTGGTACCAACTGCCCCTTCCTCCTTCCGCGAATCTGTAGAACACTGGATGCGCGATTTTCAGCTCCGTTTGTGCGCGCAGCTGGAAGAAACCGACGGGGGCGCCACCTTCCAAACCGATGCTTGGGAGCACCATGCCGGCGGTGGTGGCCGCACCCGCGTCATTCAGAACGGCAACATTCTGGAAAAAGGCGGCGTGGCGTTTTCAGCCGTCTGGGGCGAGATGAGCGCAGCGGCGGCTAAAACTCTGCTGATGCCCGACCCGCGCTTTTTTGCCACGGGCGTTTCGGTAGTGCAGCACCCGCGCAGTCCGCGCCAGCCCATTGCCCACATGAACGTGCGCTACTTCGAAGCCGGCGACGGCCAAGCGTGGTTTGGCGGCGGCCTCGACCTGACGCCTATTTACGTCGACGAGCGGCAGGCACGCCGGTTCCACGAGCGTATTTTTGCAGTGTGCGAGCGCCACAACTCTACCTATTATTCGCGCTTCAAAGCTTGGGCCGACGAATATTTCTACCTGCCGCATCGGCAGGAAACCCGCGGCATCGGCGGCATTTTCTTCGACCGGCTGACCGTAGGCAAAGACGGCGACCGCGACGAGCTTTTTGCCTTCGTGCAGGACGTGGGGGATGTATTTGGCCCGGCGTACACTGAAATTTTGAGCGAAAACCGCGATTTACCTTTCACGGAAGCGCAAAAGCAGTGGCAGCTGATCCGCCGCGGCCGCTACGCCGAATTTAACCTGGCCATTGACCGGGGCACGCGCTTCGGCCTCGAAACCGGGGGGCGCACCGAAAGCATTCTCATGAGCCTGCCGCCCCAGGCCGAATGGTACTACAACCGCCAACCCGAACCCGGCTCGCCCGAAGCTGCCACGCAAGCTTGGCTGCGCAAAGACGTGGATTGGCTCGCCACCCCCGCTCCACTCCTTGATCGAACAGCTTAA
- a CDS encoding alpha-ketoacid dehydrogenase subunit alpha/beta, whose translation MPNSTTPGVEAEFAAHPVADSPHAPDRATLLRAYRLMRTSDELARLYEVNKAVTAKYVHATARGHEAIQLATAFHLRPTDYVTPYYRDDAMLLGLGLAPYELMLQLMAKRDDPFSGGRTYYSHPSLRREGFPVIPHQSSATGMQAIPATGMAHGLHYLEGQGLLQTADQQPVVVCSIGDGAMTEGEVSEALQMAVLHQLPIIYLVQDNDWGISATSREMRAMDAYEFAAGFKGLERLRVDGADFGASYAGMADAFDYVRRTRRPVLVHAKCPLLGHHTSGVRREWYRGDNLAQHTTNDPLPRFHRQLLDQGVASEEELQQIGDEAISLVKSDYERALAAPDPEPSTFADHEFASPFVTEEAGERAPAGALKTTLVDAALHAVDDILREFPEALFYGQDVGGELGGVFREAALLAKKYGDARVFNTPIQEAYIVGSTAGMSAVGAKAIVEIQFADYIWPSLNQLVEELSKSCYLTNGKFPVQSLIRVPIGAYGGGGPYHSGSIESTLLTIRGIKVVYPSNAADMKGLMRAAFLDPNPVVMLEHKGLYWSKVPGTEDAKTIEPAAGYVIPLGKAAIAQQPDPEKLAQGETCVVITYGMGVHWAKAASRQVPGQVEIIDLRTLNPLDFEAVEAAVRRHGKVLVLTEEPVLNSFAESLAGRIQRTCFQQLDAPVFTLGAANLPAIALNVELERQMLPNAEKVATAVRELLEY comes from the coding sequence ATGCCCAACTCAACCACCCCCGGCGTTGAAGCCGAGTTTGCTGCTCACCCCGTAGCCGACAGCCCACACGCGCCCGACCGCGCCACGCTGCTTCGGGCCTACCGCCTCATGCGCACCTCCGACGAGCTGGCGCGCCTTTACGAAGTGAATAAAGCCGTGACGGCCAAGTACGTACACGCCACCGCCCGCGGTCACGAAGCCATTCAGCTGGCTACTGCCTTTCATTTGCGCCCCACGGATTACGTAACGCCTTATTACCGCGACGACGCCATGCTGCTCGGCCTCGGCTTGGCGCCTTATGAACTGATGCTGCAACTGATGGCTAAGCGCGACGACCCGTTTAGCGGCGGCCGCACATACTACAGCCACCCTTCACTGCGTCGCGAGGGCTTTCCCGTGATTCCGCACCAGAGCTCGGCCACCGGGATGCAAGCCATTCCGGCCACCGGCATGGCCCACGGGCTGCATTATCTGGAAGGACAAGGCCTTTTGCAAACAGCTGACCAGCAACCGGTTGTGGTGTGCTCCATCGGCGACGGCGCCATGACGGAAGGAGAAGTTTCGGAAGCCCTGCAAATGGCCGTGCTGCATCAGTTGCCCATTATTTATCTGGTGCAGGACAACGACTGGGGCATCTCGGCTACTAGCCGTGAAATGCGCGCGATGGACGCCTACGAGTTTGCTGCTGGCTTCAAAGGCCTGGAGCGACTTCGGGTAGATGGCGCCGATTTTGGGGCCTCGTACGCCGGTATGGCCGATGCGTTCGACTACGTGCGCCGCACGCGTCGGCCGGTGTTGGTGCACGCCAAATGTCCGTTGTTGGGCCACCATACCAGCGGGGTACGCCGCGAATGGTACCGCGGCGATAACCTGGCCCAACACACCACCAACGATCCGTTGCCGCGCTTTCACCGCCAGCTCCTCGACCAAGGTGTGGCTTCCGAAGAAGAATTGCAACAGATTGGTGATGAAGCTATTAGCCTAGTTAAAAGCGATTACGAGCGTGCGCTGGCGGCTCCTGATCCCGAGCCCTCCACCTTCGCCGACCATGAGTTTGCTTCGCCTTTCGTGACCGAAGAAGCGGGTGAGCGAGCCCCGGCTGGGGCCCTAAAAACCACGCTGGTAGACGCGGCCCTGCACGCCGTTGATGACATTCTGCGCGAATTTCCGGAGGCGTTGTTCTACGGACAGGACGTAGGTGGCGAGCTGGGCGGCGTGTTTCGCGAGGCGGCGTTGCTGGCTAAAAAATACGGCGACGCGCGCGTGTTCAACACGCCTATTCAGGAAGCCTACATCGTGGGCAGCACGGCCGGCATGTCGGCGGTGGGCGCGAAGGCCATCGTAGAAATTCAGTTTGCCGATTATATCTGGCCCAGCCTCAATCAGTTAGTCGAGGAGCTGTCGAAATCGTGCTACCTGACCAACGGCAAATTTCCGGTGCAGTCGCTGATTCGGGTGCCGATTGGCGCTTACGGCGGCGGCGGCCCGTACCATTCGGGCTCGATTGAAAGCACGTTGCTAACCATTCGCGGCATTAAAGTGGTGTACCCCAGCAACGCCGCCGACATGAAAGGCTTAATGCGCGCCGCCTTCCTCGATCCGAACCCCGTGGTGATGCTGGAGCACAAGGGCCTGTACTGGAGCAAAGTGCCCGGCACCGAAGATGCCAAAACCATTGAGCCGGCTGCTGGCTACGTCATTCCGTTGGGCAAAGCAGCCATCGCACAACAGCCTGACCCCGAGAAGCTTGCCCAAGGCGAAACCTGCGTGGTAATTACCTATGGCATGGGCGTACATTGGGCGAAAGCCGCCAGCCGCCAGGTTCCGGGGCAAGTCGAAATTATCGACCTGCGCACACTTAACCCCCTCGATTTTGAGGCCGTGGAGGCGGCTGTCCGCCGACATGGTAAAGTACTGGTTTTGACCGAAGAACCTGTCCTGAACTCCTTTGCCGAGTCGCTGGCCGGGCGCATTCAGCGCACTTGTTTTCAGCAGCTGGACGCACCGGTGTTCACGCTGGGAGCTGCCAATCTGCCCGCTATTGCCCTAAACGTCGAGCTGGAACGGCAAATGCTCCCCAACGCCGAAAAAGTGGCCACAGCCGTAAGAGAGCTATTGGAGTACTAG
- the tamL gene encoding translocation and assembly module lipoprotein TamL codes for MPFKRATSKTRILAVWLLGLALVMGCSPTKLLAPKQNLLTRIKLEGVKQADAERILTLYQQKPNSRFPLPKLAIYQLGYSFYHPEKIQQQLDAERTKWNERIQAARPDSVKVGKLVSKRERHTQRHQLALEKGNTIMRLGEAPVIYDSLLTQRTTEEIATFLKSKGFFRSAVTSTDTVEDRRVTVTYRVAENVPFHYSQLDYEIPDTAVARRVLASQPSSLLHVGNQYDEEVIDQERSRIETLLKNAGYFDFRQQYITLEADTSFAPTTVRLRTLIANPPGQGRLHRVYTIRKVNFLTDAGVVRFGQVRDSVVRDSVYYLAFKHKFSTKVLDQKLAVRPGETYSLANTLQTQRQLGQLDVFRFNTVNYRRVRDAAALDSTSGLLDAIVNASPAKKYQETTEFGGTYVAQLPGPFGNVRLKIRNVFGGAERLELGLRLGFEGQYSRIGAVQGITDNSVYTTQVGANANLLLPQFLVPWRANRYLTRFNPQTRINTSYTYVIRPEYTRTNLEGTYDYIWQRSPYHQYVLTPLDLSIVNTVRIDPVFQNVLDSLATLGSPLRQSFSRQFVPSFNATSLYNSNDFNETRDAYYLRMFAEVGGLTKGLYENFLRDKTRLSVYNFAKFNADYRRYYKLSGKTYVVYRLNGGIVSALSKSAPTDRNGLPTEGASAYIVPYDKYFFAGGSSSVRAWKPRRLGPGSYTSTKLSDPKDPTSPEVQNFDIEQPGEVLLEGSVEYRFPLYSFINGALFTDFGNVWALHKDNREGADFQLNRFYREIAVGSGLGLRFDFTFLILRLDIATKVYDPTALGRNKWLISNFNFGNNQTAFNLGIGYPF; via the coding sequence ATGCCCTTCAAGCGGGCCACTTCGAAGACTAGGATATTGGCGGTCTGGCTGTTGGGGCTGGCACTGGTAATGGGCTGCTCGCCCACGAAGCTGCTGGCGCCCAAGCAGAACCTGCTCACCCGCATCAAGCTGGAAGGCGTGAAGCAGGCCGATGCCGAACGCATCCTGACGCTGTACCAGCAAAAACCCAACTCGCGGTTTCCGCTGCCAAAGCTAGCAATCTACCAGTTGGGCTACAGCTTTTATCATCCCGAAAAGATCCAGCAGCAGCTGGATGCCGAGCGCACCAAATGGAACGAGCGCATCCAGGCGGCCCGCCCCGATTCGGTGAAGGTAGGCAAGCTGGTCAGCAAGCGCGAGCGCCACACCCAGCGCCACCAGCTGGCCCTCGAAAAAGGCAATACTATTATGCGTTTGGGCGAAGCGCCGGTCATCTACGACTCGCTGCTGACCCAACGCACCACGGAAGAAATCGCGACGTTCCTGAAATCCAAGGGCTTCTTCCGCAGCGCCGTCACTTCGACCGACACTGTAGAAGACCGGCGCGTAACGGTCACGTACCGCGTTGCCGAAAACGTACCCTTTCATTATTCGCAGCTCGATTACGAAATCCCCGACACGGCCGTCGCGCGTCGAGTGTTGGCCAGCCAGCCGAGCTCGCTGCTGCACGTCGGCAACCAATACGACGAAGAAGTCATTGACCAGGAGCGCTCCCGCATCGAAACGCTGCTCAAAAACGCGGGCTATTTCGACTTTCGTCAGCAGTACATCACGCTCGAAGCCGATACCAGCTTCGCACCGACCACGGTGCGCCTGCGCACCCTGATTGCCAATCCGCCGGGTCAGGGCCGCTTGCACCGCGTGTACACCATCCGCAAGGTGAATTTCCTGACCGATGCAGGCGTGGTTCGCTTTGGCCAGGTCCGCGATTCGGTGGTGCGCGACTCGGTGTATTATCTGGCTTTCAAGCACAAGTTCAGCACCAAAGTTCTCGACCAGAAGCTGGCCGTACGTCCCGGCGAAACCTACAGCTTGGCCAACACCCTGCAAACCCAGCGGCAGCTTGGCCAGCTGGATGTGTTCCGGTTCAATACCGTCAATTACCGCCGAGTGCGCGATGCTGCAGCCCTCGATTCTACCTCCGGCCTACTCGACGCAATCGTAAATGCCTCACCAGCAAAGAAATACCAGGAAACCACCGAATTCGGTGGCACCTACGTCGCGCAGCTGCCCGGTCCTTTTGGCAACGTGCGCCTGAAAATCCGCAACGTATTTGGCGGGGCTGAGCGCCTTGAATTGGGCCTTCGGCTCGGCTTCGAAGGACAATATAGCCGCATCGGTGCCGTGCAAGGCATCACCGATAACTCGGTGTATACCACGCAGGTAGGTGCCAACGCCAACTTGCTGCTGCCCCAGTTTCTGGTGCCGTGGCGCGCCAACCGCTACCTGACGCGCTTCAACCCCCAGACGCGCATCAACACGTCGTACACTTACGTGATTCGGCCCGAGTACACGCGCACGAATCTTGAAGGCACGTACGATTACATCTGGCAGCGTTCCCCGTATCATCAATACGTGCTCACCCCCCTTGATTTGAGCATCGTGAATACCGTGCGCATCGATCCGGTATTTCAAAATGTGCTCGATTCGCTGGCGACCCTGGGGTCACCGTTGCGGCAGAGCTTCAGCCGCCAGTTCGTGCCCAGCTTTAACGCCACTTCGCTGTATAATTCCAACGATTTCAACGAGACGCGGGATGCGTATTACCTGCGCATGTTTGCCGAGGTCGGCGGGTTGACCAAAGGGCTCTACGAGAATTTCCTGCGGGACAAAACCCGTTTGAGCGTGTACAACTTCGCCAAGTTCAACGCCGATTACAGACGCTATTACAAGCTCTCGGGCAAGACCTATGTTGTGTACCGGCTCAACGGCGGCATTGTCAGTGCGCTGAGCAAAAGTGCCCCCACCGACCGCAACGGGCTGCCGACCGAAGGCGCCTCGGCCTATATCGTGCCCTACGATAAGTACTTTTTTGCGGGTGGCAGCTCTAGCGTACGTGCTTGGAAACCAAGGCGTTTGGGTCCCGGCTCGTATACCTCCACCAAGCTATCCGACCCGAAAGATCCCACCAGCCCGGAAGTCCAGAACTTTGACATCGAGCAGCCCGGCGAGGTGCTGTTGGAAGGCAGCGTCGAATACCGCTTTCCGCTGTACAGCTTCATCAACGGGGCGCTGTTTACGGACTTTGGCAACGTGTGGGCTCTGCACAAAGACAATCGCGAAGGGGCTGATTTTCAACTCAATCGCTTTTACCGCGAAATAGCCGTTGGCTCGGGCCTTGGGCTGCGCTTCGACTTCACCTTCCTTATTCTGCGCCTCGACATTGCCACCAAAGTCTACGACCCGACGGCATTGGGTCGCAACAAATGGCTGATTTCCAACTTCAACTTCGGCAACAACCAAACGGCATTCAACCTCGGCATTGGCTATCCGTTTTGA
- a CDS encoding TrmH family RNA methyltransferase, with protein MVSKAVAKYVHALHLKKFRLRHGAFLVEGGKSVQELLSSGLLTERLFLTAEFAAKIPSVPASIPLEVVSEEELTRLGTLSTNNTALAIARLPEEPPLRPTTHGLLLALDQVRDPGNLGTLIRLADWYGLQGVVCSDTCADPWAPKTVAATMGSFTRVPIWQRELPDWLASLPKDVAVYGADLEGDNVHKLNLSPNGVLIMGSESHGMRPEVEAHLTRRLHIPGVGGAESLNVAVSAAILLDNFYRHL; from the coding sequence ATGGTTTCAAAAGCAGTAGCGAAATACGTGCACGCGCTGCACCTGAAGAAGTTTAGGCTCCGGCACGGCGCTTTCCTGGTGGAAGGCGGCAAAAGCGTGCAAGAGCTGCTAAGTTCTGGACTTCTGACCGAACGGTTGTTCCTGACAGCGGAGTTTGCTGCAAAAATTCCGTCCGTGCCGGCTTCCATTCCCCTTGAGGTCGTGTCAGAAGAAGAACTTACGCGCCTGGGCACGCTTTCGACCAACAATACGGCATTGGCCATCGCAAGGCTGCCCGAAGAGCCTCCTTTGCGGCCCACCACCCACGGCCTGCTGCTGGCTCTTGACCAAGTGCGCGACCCCGGCAACCTCGGCACGCTCATTCGGCTGGCCGATTGGTACGGCCTGCAAGGCGTGGTGTGCTCCGATACCTGCGCCGATCCGTGGGCGCCCAAAACGGTGGCCGCGACCATGGGCTCCTTTACGCGCGTCCCGATCTGGCAGCGCGAATTGCCCGATTGGCTGGCATCGCTTCCAAAAGATGTGGCGGTATACGGTGCTGATTTAGAAGGAGATAACGTGCACAAGTTAAATCTCAGTCCGAACGGAGTGCTCATCATGGGCAGCGAGTCGCACGGCATGCGTCCGGAGGTAGAAGCGCACCTCACGCGCCGCCTGCACATCCCCGGCGTGGGCGGGGCCGAGAGCCTGAACGTGGCCGTGTCGGCAGCCATTTTGCTGGATAATTTCTACCGCCATCTGTAA
- a CDS encoding outer membrane beta-barrel protein → MKRLFSLLAILLLSALAVPALVHANNRPAKFDTIVVKMPNQATLTLFVKDKAQLRQMRAYKLDSLMVMLDKYITQAEVASKNSKDEQVTMEFYPAKDNPGKAVPEQIRVTVRNRQKSGDHVEVRLGPSFGMVIDDNDNDDNVNIHIGRTESTENKDSLRKVKSEERFNRAYHSTFTMDLGLNALVNRKPQLDALGQEQTYDLRPLGSRYISFQWRQSLRLGAKGSPLYLVSGPELAFNNYMFDNNRQIVLTDTRTEITTVTTPANRNLEKSKLATTTINLPLMAQLYFRDQKGHDAFRIAAGGFAGYRLSSHTKLKYQEDGDTKKDKVRGNYNLEDFQYGLQGMIGVRGLDFFVKYNLNELFKDNRGPQAQTLSFGITFL, encoded by the coding sequence ATGAAACGTCTCTTCTCGCTGCTGGCCATCCTGCTGCTATCAGCCCTGGCTGTTCCTGCCCTCGTGCACGCCAACAACCGCCCTGCCAAATTCGACACGATCGTCGTAAAAATGCCCAACCAGGCGACCCTGACGCTGTTTGTCAAGGACAAAGCCCAACTCCGACAAATGCGCGCTTACAAGCTCGACTCGCTGATGGTGATGCTCGACAAGTACATTACGCAAGCCGAAGTCGCCAGCAAAAACTCCAAGGATGAGCAGGTTACGATGGAATTTTACCCGGCCAAAGACAACCCCGGCAAAGCTGTACCCGAACAAATCCGCGTGACGGTTCGCAACCGCCAGAAATCGGGCGACCACGTTGAAGTGCGACTCGGCCCGAGCTTCGGCATGGTCATCGACGACAACGACAACGATGACAACGTGAACATCCACATCGGTCGCACCGAAAGCACAGAAAACAAAGATTCGCTGCGCAAGGTGAAGTCGGAAGAACGCTTCAACCGCGCCTACCACAGCACCTTCACGATGGATCTGGGCCTCAATGCCTTGGTCAACCGCAAGCCGCAGCTCGATGCTCTGGGCCAGGAACAAACCTACGACTTGCGCCCTCTGGGCTCGCGCTACATCAGCTTTCAGTGGCGCCAATCGTTGCGGTTGGGAGCCAAAGGCAGCCCGCTGTACCTGGTTTCCGGCCCCGAGCTGGCCTTTAACAACTACATGTTCGACAACAACCGCCAGATTGTTTTGACCGATACTCGCACCGAGATCACGACCGTGACCACGCCCGCCAACCGCAACCTCGAAAAGAGCAAGCTGGCCACCACCACGATCAACCTGCCTCTGATGGCGCAGCTCTATTTCCGCGATCAGAAAGGCCATGATGCCTTCCGGATTGCTGCTGGTGGCTTTGCCGGTTACCGCCTGAGCAGCCACACCAAGCTGAAATACCAGGAGGACGGCGATACCAAAAAAGATAAGGTTCGGGGCAACTACAACCTCGAAGACTTTCAGTACGGTCTGCAAGGCATGATCGGCGTCCGCGGCCTCGACTTCTTTGTGAAGTATAACCTCAACGAGCTGTTCAAAGACAACCGCGGCCCTCAGGCTCAGACGCTTAGCTTTGGCATCACGTTCTTGTAA
- a CDS encoding RNA polymerase sigma factor, producing MTDADLIAACRQGSSRAQKLLYERFAGMMLGVCIRYLRHREDAEEVMLMGFVKVFRALDQYRHEGSFEGWIRRIMVNEALGQLRRKEPLHLAIDDYSADVAVTAADAESQLNEADLLGLLAELPAGYRTVFNLYALEGYSHPEIGELLGISEGTSKSQLSKARAMLQRRLAAASASASNSSPKEYYATGRY from the coding sequence GTGACCGACGCCGATCTCATAGCCGCTTGCCGCCAAGGCAGCAGCCGGGCCCAAAAGCTGCTCTATGAGCGCTTTGCGGGCATGATGCTGGGCGTGTGCATTCGGTACCTACGCCACCGCGAAGACGCCGAAGAGGTCATGCTCATGGGCTTCGTGAAGGTGTTTCGGGCCTTGGACCAGTACCGGCACGAAGGCAGCTTCGAAGGCTGGATTCGCCGGATCATGGTCAACGAAGCCCTGGGCCAATTGCGCCGCAAAGAGCCGCTGCACCTAGCCATCGACGACTATTCGGCCGATGTAGCCGTAACCGCTGCCGATGCCGAGTCGCAGCTAAACGAAGCGGACCTGCTGGGGCTCTTGGCCGAACTGCCCGCTGGCTACCGTACGGTGTTCAACCTGTACGCGCTGGAAGGCTATTCGCACCCCGAAATCGGTGAGTTGCTGGGCATCTCGGAAGGGACCAGCAAATCACAGCTCAGCAAGGCACGAGCCATGCTCCAGCGCCGTTTGGCCGCCGCAAGCGCGTCGGCTTCCAACTCTTCACCGAAAGAATATTATGCAACCGGAAGATATTGA